Proteins from a single region of Chitinivibrionia bacterium:
- a CDS encoding InlB B-repeat-containing protein — MKKQKPILHKHIKGLLAAFLLIANAFGTNESEHFSGGGLQSNPFRITTAQELAQFAALINSNTQPYSRVNTHFRLESPNDTIDLSGIENWTPIGRMDGTAISDFRGNFDGNGNVIVGLTINRPDQDNLGLFGTITVESGFIRNFGIVGANIVGRDRVGGVASGVSLSGRVSNVFVSGSIRGRNYVGGIAGSMGTGGRIVSSFSTAEVSGEDAVGGLVGYMFFAGGAPPSILNSAALNPSVRGTGDNIGRVVGRILERATLTSNVAFLNMLGNFGNTDFALNQKNGASFSAQAINADGSIDGRFNNNNGWIWANGSLPGLVVRAVGGAERGAPQAMPPHLIPQSGTVSNSNLLLPPPLAGMSPIPQIFDPNGQQWVAQITWYPAIVAGGIFEANTEYTATISINPTYGRTLSGVAENFFRINGLEPRVQNKADEGVFSHTFPKTGEAFVRLNMLSQGQSGENWTFSDDILTVSGNVSAPITSSGIETHRRIAVNGESSITIYNLNIKVLCTFDGCQPIWLNEVGTTLNLTLAEGGVSYLSGASSSSGIVVRSNRELIIDGTGTLHTFGTGNRAGIENHGKTTIKGGVIYATGGERGTSVGGRSGVIMSSDRTTIISGNAQVIATAGGNSAALGGGEDGSFNSPAPSGKIIIEDNAKVILRRSANSTNEARRWIGAGLGANGNPGAEIPPTIAPTASVVAVGAKVNFNPNGGTLSGTSPQIISTENHGAALQPDPTRPAHKFDGWFTSPTNGDRVELRHIHNHATLYAQWTPNGATNIRPNTPHNDKFGILLENAIVSDVARISVIPPEQATVNLVILDNLGNVVFSADDVRADPRVCPNINAAQNGQTQGSAPTPIVWNLTNQSGRFVANGTYLVLVEATGISGKVYRYSTRIGVNR, encoded by the coding sequence AATCCGTTTAGAATCACAACGGCGCAGGAACTTGCGCAGTTTGCCGCGCTTATTAATTCAAACACCCAGCCTTACAGCAGAGTGAACACGCATTTCCGGCTCGAAAGTCCCAACGACACTATCGATTTGAGCGGTATCGAAAATTGGACGCCAATCGGAAGAATGGACGGAACAGCCATTAGTGATTTCAGGGGAAATTTTGACGGAAACGGAAACGTAATTGTCGGCTTAACAATAAACAGACCCGACCAAGATAACCTGGGACTGTTTGGGACTATAACCGTAGAATCCGGATTCATAAGAAATTTCGGTATTGTCGGCGCAAACATTGTCGGCAGAGACAGGGTTGGCGGAGTGGCGTCAGGCGTTAGTTTAAGCGGCAGAGTAAGTAATGTTTTTGTTTCGGGTTCCATTAGAGGCAGAAATTATGTAGGCGGCATAGCGGGAAGTATGGGCACAGGCGGGCGCATAGTATCTAGTTTTTCCACAGCCGAAGTCAGCGGAGAAGACGCAGTCGGCGGACTGGTGGGATATATGTTCTTTGCAGGCGGCGCGCCCCCAAGTATCTTAAACAGCGCCGCGCTAAATCCAAGCGTAAGAGGCACAGGCGACAATATAGGGCGCGTGGTAGGGCGAATACTCGAAAGAGCAACCCTCACAAGTAATGTCGCATTTTTGAATATGCTTGGAAATTTTGGAAACACGGATTTTGCCTTAAATCAAAAAAACGGCGCGTCTTTCTCGGCGCAAGCAATAAATGCTGACGGCTCTATAGACGGGCGGTTTAACAACAATAATGGTTGGATTTGGGCAAACGGCTCTTTACCCGGATTAGTGGTGCGTGCTGTCGGAGGAGCGGAAAGAGGCGCGCCGCAAGCAATGCCGCCGCATTTAATACCTCAGTCGGGAACCGTAAGCAACAGCAATCTGCTTTTGCCGCCGCCCCTTGCGGGAATGTCGCCGATTCCGCAAATATTTGACCCCAACGGACAACAATGGGTAGCCCAAATAACGTGGTATCCCGCTATTGTCGCAGGCGGGATTTTTGAGGCGAATACGGAATACACGGCAACTATTTCCATAAACCCGACATACGGACGAACTCTAAGCGGCGTTGCAGAGAACTTTTTCAGAATAAACGGACTTGAGCCAAGAGTTCAAAATAAAGCCGACGAAGGAGTGTTCAGCCATACTTTCCCAAAAACGGGCGAGGCGTTTGTGCGCCTTAATATGCTGTCGCAAGGTCAAAGCGGCGAAAACTGGACATTTTCGGACGACATACTTACCGTAAGCGGCAATGTAAGCGCTCCAATTACAAGCAGCGGCATAGAAACCCATCGCAGAATAGCGGTAAACGGCGAATCGAGCATTACGATTTACAACTTAAACATAAAAGTCCTTTGCACCTTCGACGGTTGCCAGCCGATTTGGCTGAACGAAGTAGGGACGACTCTTAATTTAACGCTTGCGGAAGGCGGTGTAAGTTATCTTTCGGGAGCGTCGTCTTCGTCGGGCATAGTCGTCAGGTCAAACAGAGAACTCATAATTGACGGAACGGGAACTTTGCATACTTTCGGAACCGGCAACCGAGCAGGCATTGAAAATCATGGAAAAACCACAATAAAAGGCGGCGTTATATACGCTACCGGCGGTGAACGGGGCACAAGCGTCGGCGGAAGATCAGGCGTAATAATGAGTAGCGACAGAACTACAATTATTTCGGGCAACGCGCAAGTAATCGCGACAGCGGGAGGAAACAGCGCGGCTCTCGGCGGCGGCGAAGACGGTTCTTTTAATAGTCCCGCGCCAAGCGGAAAAATAATAATCGAAGATAACGCAAAAGTAATACTCCGCAGAAGCGCAAACAGCACCAACGAAGCCCGCAGATGGATAGGCGCAGGACTCGGAGCCAACGGCAATCCGGGCGCAGAAATTCCGCCGACAATCGCCCCGACCGCAAGCGTTGTAGCCGTAGGCGCAAAAGTTAATTTCAACCCCAACGGCGGCACCCTTAGCGGCACAAGTCCGCAGATAATTTCAACCGAAAATCACGGCGCCGCGCTTCAGCCCGACCCAACCCGCCCCGCCCACAAATTCGACGGCTGGTTCACATCTCCCACCAACGGCGACCGCGTAGAATTGCGACACATACATAACCACGCAACCCTCTACGCCCAATGGACTCCCAACGGCGCAACCAACATCCGCCCGAATACTCCCCACAACGACAAATTCGGCATTTTGTTGGAGAACGCAATTGTCTCGGATGTGGCAAGAATTTCTGTGATACCCCCCGAGCAGGCAACGGTGAATTTGGTAATATTGGATAATTTAGGCAATGTTGTGTTTTCGGCGGACGATGTAAGGGCAGACCCGCGTGTCTGCCCAAATATTAACGCCGCCCAAAACGGGCAGACACAGGGGTCTGCCCCTACGCCAATCGTCTGGAATTTAACCAACCAATCCGGACGTTTCGTCGCCAATGGGACGTATTTGGTACTTGTCGAGGCAACAGGCATCAGCGGAAAGGTGTACAGATATTCGACAAGAATTGGAGTAAACAGATAA
- a CDS encoding RluA family pseudouridine synthase has product MIILNIDDEDVGKRIDRIVRKKLSFCPLGEVFRLFRDGKIRFDGKKLKENDRVALAGEIQILADESELRKKFAEKQEAECKNNLKIIYEDPQLLVCDKPVGVATQPGKGISTGASLIEIVQNYADKKFVPHLAHRIDADTSGLVLIAKNVEILRKIQDIWNTPLLKKEYLALCHNIFEKKTGKIEFNLEKHGQKMNVVENGGQESVSRFKVLKESDSLSLVSVEIETGRMHQIRTQLAHISHCILGDKKYGDEISDKETEKKLGKKINRLMLHSHKISFSLDKKRYSFEAAVPEEFSGFSGL; this is encoded by the coding sequence ATGATTATTCTCAACATAGACGACGAAGATGTCGGCAAGCGGATTGACAGGATTGTTCGTAAAAAATTGTCTTTCTGTCCGCTTGGCGAGGTTTTTCGCTTGTTTCGAGACGGAAAAATTCGCTTTGACGGCAAAAAACTAAAAGAGAATGACCGCGTTGCGCTTGCAGGCGAAATACAAATCCTTGCCGACGAGAGTGAATTGCGTAAAAAATTCGCCGAAAAACAGGAAGCCGAATGCAAAAACAATCTTAAAATAATTTACGAAGACCCGCAATTGCTCGTTTGCGACAAACCCGTAGGAGTTGCTACTCAACCCGGCAAAGGAATTTCGACGGGCGCTTCTCTTATAGAAATCGTACAAAATTACGCCGACAAAAAATTCGTTCCCCATTTGGCGCACAGAATTGACGCGGACACTTCCGGACTTGTTTTGATTGCCAAAAATGTGGAAATTCTGCGGAAAATTCAAGATATTTGGAACACTCCCCTACTCAAAAAAGAATATTTGGCGCTCTGTCATAACATTTTCGAGAAAAAAACGGGGAAAATTGAGTTTAACCTCGAAAAACACGGTCAAAAAATGAACGTAGTCGAAAACGGCGGACAAGAGAGCGTTTCGCGTTTCAAAGTGCTGAAAGAAAGTGATAGTTTGTCGCTTGTAAGCGTTGAAATAGAAACAGGACGAATGCACCAAATCCGCACGCAGTTGGCACATATAAGCCACTGCATTTTAGGCGACAAAAAATACGGTGATGAAATTTCGGATAAAGAAACAGAAAAAAAACTCGGAAAAAAGATAAACCGTTTAATGTTGCATTCGCATAAAATTTCGTTTAGTTTAGATAAAAAACGCTATTCGTTCGAGGCGGCTGTTCCTGAAGAGTTTTCGGGATTTTCGGGATTATAA